A genome region from Bufo gargarizans isolate SCDJY-AF-19 chromosome 2, ASM1485885v1, whole genome shotgun sequence includes the following:
- the LOC122926559 gene encoding potassium voltage-gated channel subfamily A member 1, whose amino-acid sequence MTVIAGENMDETSALPGHPQDSYQPDHEDHECCERVVINVAGLRFETQLKTLAQFPNTLLGNPKKRMRYFDPLRNEYFFDRNRPSFDAILYYYQSGGRLRRPVNVPLDMFSEEIKFYELGEEAMEKFREDEGFIKEEERPLPEREFQRQVWLLFEYPESSGPARIIAIISVMVILISIVIFCLETLPELKEERIFSRRMDNNTVFFKSNIFTDPFFVVETLCIIWFSFELVVRFFACPSKPEFFKNIMNFIDIVAIIPYFITLGTEMAEQEGPQKGEQATSLAILRVIRLVRVFRIFKLSRHSKGLQILGQTLKASMRELGLLIFFLFIGVILFSSAVYFAEAEEDESHFTSIPDAFWWAVVSMTTVGYGDMYPVTIGGKIVGSLCAIAGVLTIALPVPVIVSNFNYFYHRETEGEEQAQLLHVSCPNLASDSDLSRRSSSAMSKSEYMEIEEDLNNSIDNFRESNLRTGNCTVANQNCVNKSKLLTDV is encoded by the coding sequence ATGACCGTGATTGCTGGGGAGAACATGGACGAGACCTCAGCCCTACCTGGGCACCCTCAAGACAGCTACCAACCAGACCATGAGGATCATGAGTGCTGTGAGAGGGTGGTCATCAATGTGGCTGGGTTACGGTTTGAGACCCAGTTAAAGACCCTAGCACAATTCCCTAATACATTGCTTGGGAACCCCAAAAAGAGGATGCGTTATTTTGACCCTCTTAGAAATGAATACTTTTTTGATCGCAACAGGCCCAGTTTTGATGCCATATTGTATTACTACCAGTCTGGAGGCAGGCTCCGCAGGCCAGTGAATGTACCCCTGGACATGTTTTCAGAAGAGATCAAGTTTTATGAATTAGGGGAAGAAGCGATGGAGAAATTTCGTGAGGATGAAGGTTTTATAAAAGAGGAGGAACGCCCTTTACCAGAAAGAGAGTTCCAGCGTCAGGTGTGGCTTTTGTTTGAATACCCTGAGAGCTCAGGACCAGCCAGGATCATTGCCATAATTTCGGTCATGGTAATCCTTATTTCTATTGTTATTTTCTGCTTGGAGACTTTACCAGAACTGAAGGAAGAACGGATTTTCAGTCGCAGGATGGACAACAATACAGTTTTCTTCAAATCAAACATCTTCACGGATCCCTTCTTTGTGGTGGAAACCCTCTGCATCATCTGGTTTTCATTTGAGTTGGTGGTAAGGTTCTTTGCTTGTCCCAGCAAACCAGAGTTCTTCAAGAACATTATGAACTTTATTGATATAGTGGCCATCATCCCATACTTTATCACCTTGGGGACTGAAATGGCAGAGCAAGAAGGTCCCCAAAAAGGGGAGCAGGCAACATCTTTGGCCATCCTGAGGGTCATCAGACTGGTAAGAGTCTTTAGAATCTTCAAACTCTCCAGACATTCTAAGGGCCTCCAGATTTTGGGACAAACCTTGAAAGCTAGCATGAGAGAACTAGGGTTGCTAATCTTTTTTCTATTCATTGGGGTCATCTTGTTCTCCAGCGCAGTGTACTTTGCTGAAGCAGAAGAGGATGAATCTCATTTTACAAGTATCCCTGATGCTTTCTGGTGGGCGGTGGTATCCATGACCACTGTGGGCTATGGTGACATGTACCCTGTGACAATTGGAGGCAAAATCGTAGGCTCCTTGTGTGCCATTGCTGGTGTCCTGACAATTGCCCTTCCTGTACCTGTCATCGTGTCCAACTTCAACTACTTCTACCACCGAGAAACTGAAGGGGAGGAACAGGCTCAGTTACTTCATGTTAGTTGCCCCAATTTAGCCTCGGACAGTGACCTAAGTCGTCGCAGCTCTTCTGCTATGAGCAAATCTGAGTACATGGAGATTGAAGAGGATCTGAATAATAGCATAGATAATTTTAGAGAGTCAAATCTCAGAACTGGCAACTGCACCGTAGCCAATCAGAACTGTGTTAACAAAAGCAAGCTACTAACAGATGTGTAG